A stretch of the Notamacropus eugenii isolate mMacEug1 chromosome 2, mMacEug1.pri_v2, whole genome shotgun sequence genome encodes the following:
- the CCDC200 gene encoding coiled-coil domain-containing protein 200 isoform X5 — translation MALDRKRHFQLQQELKNKKIENDLEEQRYCMGLEPYQRYRSPSPGPNYLYGNMSPETSHRNVGAYVTGQSPEDLRGGYMIPERQPVGHCMCQCQCHFQGHQSRHQSRRQAQEEDQDGEQDEVHNLGHSKSRDRNRDLCQSKSQDRERTLGKGQRQGKSQVRDREQGKNQHQCKDHPAHYHHKLHPMGHQQAPHLPQEYKHNAPETLRLPKRGKRYTAMDYVQQW, via the exons ATGGCTTTGGACAGGAAGAGACACTTCCAGCTTCAACAG gaactgaagaacaaaaagaTAGAGAATGACCTGGAGGAACAAAGATATTGCATGGGGCTTGAACCCTATCAGCGGTATCGCTCTCCAAGCCCTGGGCCCAATTACCTGTATGGCAACATGAGCCCCGAGACCTCCCACCGGAACGTTGGGGCCTACGTCACTGGACAGTCTCCAGAAGACTTAAGAGGTGGATACATGATTCCTGAACGTCAGCCCGTGGGTCACTGCATGTGCCAATGCCAGTGCCACTTCCAAGGTCATCAGAGCCGACATCAGAGCAGGAGGCAAGCCCAGGAGGAAGACCAGGATGGTGAGCAGGATGAAGTCCATAATTTAGGCCACAGCAAGAGCCGGGACCGGAACCGGGACCTATGCCAGAGCAAGAGCCAGGACCGGGAACGGACCCTGGGCAAAGGCCAACGACAGGGCAAGAGCCAGGTCCGGGACCGGGAACAGGGCAAGAACCAACACCAGTGCAAAGACCATCCTGCTCACTACCATCACAAACTTCATCCCATGGGTCACCAGCAAGCTCCTCATCTTCCCCAAGAATACAAACACA ATGCCCCAGAAACTCTTCGCCTTCCCAAACGTGGAAAGAGATACACG gcTATGGATTATGTTCAGCAGTGGTAG
- the CCDC200 gene encoding coiled-coil domain-containing protein 200 isoform X6 translates to MGLEPYQRYRSPSPGPNYLYGNMSPETSHRNVGAYVTGQSPEDLRGGYMIPERQPVGHCMCQCQCHFQGHQSRHQSRRQAQEEDQDGEQDEVHNLGHSKSRDRNRDLCQSKSQDRERTLGKGQRQGKSQVRDREQGKNQHQCKDHPAHYHHKLHPMGHQQAPHLPQEYKHNAPETLRLPKRGKRYTAMDYVQQW, encoded by the exons ATGGGGCTTGAACCCTATCAGCGGTATCGCTCTCCAAGCCCTGGGCCCAATTACCTGTATGGCAACATGAGCCCCGAGACCTCCCACCGGAACGTTGGGGCCTACGTCACTGGACAGTCTCCAGAAGACTTAAGAGGTGGATACATGATTCCTGAACGTCAGCCCGTGGGTCACTGCATGTGCCAATGCCAGTGCCACTTCCAAGGTCATCAGAGCCGACATCAGAGCAGGAGGCAAGCCCAGGAGGAAGACCAGGATGGTGAGCAGGATGAAGTCCATAATTTAGGCCACAGCAAGAGCCGGGACCGGAACCGGGACCTATGCCAGAGCAAGAGCCAGGACCGGGAACGGACCCTGGGCAAAGGCCAACGACAGGGCAAGAGCCAGGTCCGGGACCGGGAACAGGGCAAGAACCAACACCAGTGCAAAGACCATCCTGCTCACTACCATCACAAACTTCATCCCATGGGTCACCAGCAAGCTCCTCATCTTCCCCAAGAATACAAACACA ATGCCCCAGAAACTCTTCGCCTTCCCAAACGTGGAAAGAGATACACG gcTATGGATTATGTTCAGCAGTGGTAG
- the CCDC200 gene encoding coiled-coil domain-containing protein 200 isoform X2, which yields MRSLLALQSSNSAKRHSAYHWEARRRQMALDRKRHFQLQQELKNKKIENDLEEQRYCMGLEPYQRYRSPSPGPNYLYGNMSPETSHRNVGAYVTGQSPEDLRGGYMIPERQPVGHCMCQCQCHFQGHQSRHQSRRQAQEEDQDGEQDEVHNLGHSKSRDRNRDLCQSKSQDRERTLGKGQRQGKSQVRDREQGKNQHQCKDHPAHYHHKLHPMGHQQAPHLPQEYKHNAPETLRLPKRGKRYTAMDYVQQW from the exons ATGAGATCTCTTTTAGCTCTGCAGTCCTCAAACTCTGCGAAACGACACAG CGCTTATCACTGGGAAGCTCGGAGAAGACAGATGGCTTTGGACAGGAAGAGACACTTCCAGCTTCAACAG gaactgaagaacaaaaagaTAGAGAATGACCTGGAGGAACAAAGATATTGCATGGGGCTTGAACCCTATCAGCGGTATCGCTCTCCAAGCCCTGGGCCCAATTACCTGTATGGCAACATGAGCCCCGAGACCTCCCACCGGAACGTTGGGGCCTACGTCACTGGACAGTCTCCAGAAGACTTAAGAGGTGGATACATGATTCCTGAACGTCAGCCCGTGGGTCACTGCATGTGCCAATGCCAGTGCCACTTCCAAGGTCATCAGAGCCGACATCAGAGCAGGAGGCAAGCCCAGGAGGAAGACCAGGATGGTGAGCAGGATGAAGTCCATAATTTAGGCCACAGCAAGAGCCGGGACCGGAACCGGGACCTATGCCAGAGCAAGAGCCAGGACCGGGAACGGACCCTGGGCAAAGGCCAACGACAGGGCAAGAGCCAGGTCCGGGACCGGGAACAGGGCAAGAACCAACACCAGTGCAAAGACCATCCTGCTCACTACCATCACAAACTTCATCCCATGGGTCACCAGCAAGCTCCTCATCTTCCCCAAGAATACAAACACA ATGCCCCAGAAACTCTTCGCCTTCCCAAACGTGGAAAGAGATACACG gcTATGGATTATGTTCAGCAGTGGTAG
- the CCDC200 gene encoding coiled-coil domain-containing protein 200 isoform X1, whose protein sequence is MRSLLALQSSNSAKRHSAYHWEARRRQMALDRKRHFQLQQELKNKKIENDLEEQRYCMGLEPYQRYRSPSPGPNYLYGNMSPETSHRNVGAYVTGQSPEDLRGGYMIPERQPVGHCMCQCQCHFQGHQSRHQSRRQAQEEDQDGEQDEVHNLGHSKSRDRNRDLCQSKSQDRERTLGKGQRQGKSQVRDREQGKNQHQCKDHPAHYHHKLHPMGHQQAPHLPQEYKHNAPETLRLPKRGKRYTTEAVATKKIQGK, encoded by the exons ATGAGATCTCTTTTAGCTCTGCAGTCCTCAAACTCTGCGAAACGACACAG CGCTTATCACTGGGAAGCTCGGAGAAGACAGATGGCTTTGGACAGGAAGAGACACTTCCAGCTTCAACAG gaactgaagaacaaaaagaTAGAGAATGACCTGGAGGAACAAAGATATTGCATGGGGCTTGAACCCTATCAGCGGTATCGCTCTCCAAGCCCTGGGCCCAATTACCTGTATGGCAACATGAGCCCCGAGACCTCCCACCGGAACGTTGGGGCCTACGTCACTGGACAGTCTCCAGAAGACTTAAGAGGTGGATACATGATTCCTGAACGTCAGCCCGTGGGTCACTGCATGTGCCAATGCCAGTGCCACTTCCAAGGTCATCAGAGCCGACATCAGAGCAGGAGGCAAGCCCAGGAGGAAGACCAGGATGGTGAGCAGGATGAAGTCCATAATTTAGGCCACAGCAAGAGCCGGGACCGGAACCGGGACCTATGCCAGAGCAAGAGCCAGGACCGGGAACGGACCCTGGGCAAAGGCCAACGACAGGGCAAGAGCCAGGTCCGGGACCGGGAACAGGGCAAGAACCAACACCAGTGCAAAGACCATCCTGCTCACTACCATCACAAACTTCATCCCATGGGTCACCAGCAAGCTCCTCATCTTCCCCAAGAATACAAACACA ATGCCCCAGAAACTCTTCGCCTTCCCAAACGTGGAAAGAGATACACG ACAGAGGCTGTAGCCACAAAGAAGATTCAAGGCAAGTGA
- the CCDC200 gene encoding coiled-coil domain-containing protein 200 isoform X4, protein MALDRKRHFQLQQELKNKKIENDLEEQRYCMGLEPYQRYRSPSPGPNYLYGNMSPETSHRNVGAYVTGQSPEDLRGGYMIPERQPVGHCMCQCQCHFQGHQSRHQSRRQAQEEDQDGEQDEVHNLGHSKSRDRNRDLCQSKSQDRERTLGKGQRQGKSQVRDREQGKNQHQCKDHPAHYHHKLHPMGHQQAPHLPQEYKHNAPETLRLPKRGKRYTIASTYPKPH, encoded by the exons ATGGCTTTGGACAGGAAGAGACACTTCCAGCTTCAACAG gaactgaagaacaaaaagaTAGAGAATGACCTGGAGGAACAAAGATATTGCATGGGGCTTGAACCCTATCAGCGGTATCGCTCTCCAAGCCCTGGGCCCAATTACCTGTATGGCAACATGAGCCCCGAGACCTCCCACCGGAACGTTGGGGCCTACGTCACTGGACAGTCTCCAGAAGACTTAAGAGGTGGATACATGATTCCTGAACGTCAGCCCGTGGGTCACTGCATGTGCCAATGCCAGTGCCACTTCCAAGGTCATCAGAGCCGACATCAGAGCAGGAGGCAAGCCCAGGAGGAAGACCAGGATGGTGAGCAGGATGAAGTCCATAATTTAGGCCACAGCAAGAGCCGGGACCGGAACCGGGACCTATGCCAGAGCAAGAGCCAGGACCGGGAACGGACCCTGGGCAAAGGCCAACGACAGGGCAAGAGCCAGGTCCGGGACCGGGAACAGGGCAAGAACCAACACCAGTGCAAAGACCATCCTGCTCACTACCATCACAAACTTCATCCCATGGGTCACCAGCAAGCTCCTCATCTTCCCCAAGAATACAAACACA ATGCCCCAGAAACTCTTCGCCTTCCCAAACGTGGAAAGAGATACACG ATTGCCTCTACTTACCCAAAGCCACACTGA
- the CCDC200 gene encoding coiled-coil domain-containing protein 200 isoform X3 yields the protein MRSLLALQSSNSAKRHSAYHWEARRRQMALDRKRHFQLQQELKNKKIENDLEEQRYCMGLEPYQRYRSPSPGPNYLYGNMSPETSHRNVGAYVTGQSPEDLRGGYMIPERQPVGHCMCQCQCHFQGHQSRHQSRRQAQEEDQDGEQDEVHNLGHSKSRDRNRDLCQSKSQDRERTLGKGQRQGKSQVRDREQGKNQHQCKDHPAHYHHKLHPMGHQQAPHLPQEYKHNAPETLRLPKRGKRYTIASTYPKPH from the exons ATGAGATCTCTTTTAGCTCTGCAGTCCTCAAACTCTGCGAAACGACACAG CGCTTATCACTGGGAAGCTCGGAGAAGACAGATGGCTTTGGACAGGAAGAGACACTTCCAGCTTCAACAG gaactgaagaacaaaaagaTAGAGAATGACCTGGAGGAACAAAGATATTGCATGGGGCTTGAACCCTATCAGCGGTATCGCTCTCCAAGCCCTGGGCCCAATTACCTGTATGGCAACATGAGCCCCGAGACCTCCCACCGGAACGTTGGGGCCTACGTCACTGGACAGTCTCCAGAAGACTTAAGAGGTGGATACATGATTCCTGAACGTCAGCCCGTGGGTCACTGCATGTGCCAATGCCAGTGCCACTTCCAAGGTCATCAGAGCCGACATCAGAGCAGGAGGCAAGCCCAGGAGGAAGACCAGGATGGTGAGCAGGATGAAGTCCATAATTTAGGCCACAGCAAGAGCCGGGACCGGAACCGGGACCTATGCCAGAGCAAGAGCCAGGACCGGGAACGGACCCTGGGCAAAGGCCAACGACAGGGCAAGAGCCAGGTCCGGGACCGGGAACAGGGCAAGAACCAACACCAGTGCAAAGACCATCCTGCTCACTACCATCACAAACTTCATCCCATGGGTCACCAGCAAGCTCCTCATCTTCCCCAAGAATACAAACACA ATGCCCCAGAAACTCTTCGCCTTCCCAAACGTGGAAAGAGATACACG ATTGCCTCTACTTACCCAAAGCCACACTGA
- the ARL4D gene encoding ADP-ribosylation factor-like protein 4D: MGNHLTEMAPNASVFLPHFQALHVVVIGLDSAGKTSLLYRLKFKEFVQSVPTKGFNTEKIRIPVGGSRAITFQVWDVGGQEKLRPLWRSYTRRTDGMVFVVDATEVERLEEAKIELHRISRASDNQGVPVLVLANKQDQPGALSAAEVEKRLALKELATATLTYVQGCSAVDGLGLQPGLERLYEMILKRKKVSWAGTGRKRW, translated from the coding sequence ATGGGAAACCACCTTACAGAGATGGCACCGAATGCCTCTGTATTCCTGCCCCACTTCCAGGCCTTGCACGTGGTGGTCATCGGACTGGACTCAGCAGGAAAGACCTCCCTACTGTATCGGCTGAAATTCAAGGAGTTTGTCCAGAGTGTACCCACCAAGGGCTTCAATACAGAGAAGATCCGAATACCTGTGGGAGGGTCTCGGGCCATCACCTTTCAGGTGTGGGATGTAGGGGGGCAGGAGAAGCTGCGGCCTCTGTGGCGGTCCTACACACGGCGAACAGATGGGATGGTGTTTGTAGTGGATGCCACTGAGGTAGAGCGGTTGGAGGAGGCTAAGATAGAACTCCACCGAATCAGCCGGGCCTCGGACAACCAAGGTGTGCCTGTGTTGGTCCTGGCCAACAAGCAGGACCAGCCTGGGGCTTTGAgtgcagcagaagtggagaagcGGCTAGCCCTCAAAGAGCTGGCCACTGCCACTCTCACCTATGTTCAGGGCTGCAGTGCAGTGGATGGACTGGGGCTGCAGCCTGGGCTGGAGAGACTTTATGAGATGATTCTCAAACGAAAGAAGGTATCTTGGGCTGGAACTGGGAGGAAGAGGTGGTGA